In Bifidobacterium scardovii JCM 12489 = DSM 13734, the genomic stretch GCCCGCCGGGCTGTCCCCGAAGGGATGATGGCGCCAGCCATCATCCCTTCACGGCACCAGCCATGAACCCCTTCACGTAGTACTTCTGGAGGGCGAGGAAGAGGATGGCGGCGGGGATCAGGAGGATCACGACGCCGGCTTCGGTGGCGCCGTAGTCGATGACGCCCATGGTCTGCTGGCGCATGTTCACCATCGCGAGCGGCAGGGTGGACTTCGACGAGCTGGACAGGTACAGCGGGATCATGAAGTTGTTCCACGCTTCCAGGAAGGCCAGCAGGCCGACGGTGACCATCGAGGGCTTGACGACGGGGACGAGGATCTTGATGAGCGCCTGGAAGGAGTTGCAGCCGTCGACCATGGCGGCCTCCTCCATGTCCTTGGGAATCGCGTCGAACGCGTTGCGCATGATGAAGGTCGACATCGGCAGCTGGAACAGCGTGATCACCAGGCCGACGCCGAGCAGCGAGTCGTTCAGGCCGATCTGCTGGTACCACACGACCAGCGGGATCAGCAGCGAGGCGTACGGGACCATGAGGATCGACAGGGTCACCATGAAGCCGAGGTTGCGGCCCGGGTAATCGAAGCGGGAGAAGGAGTAGCCGGCCAGCGTGCACACGATCACGGAGAAGACGACCGCGACCAGCGTCACGACGACCGAGTTGAACAGGTACTTGGGCAGGCCCTCCTGGTATCCGAACAGGGTCAGGTAGTTGTTGATGCCCCAGCCGCTGGACTGGGCGGAGCCGGCCTGCGGGCTGAACGAGCTGATGATGACCCACACCAGCGGGCTGATGAACACGATCGCAAGCAACGCCTGCAGCACACGGGCGATGACGCGCTTCCACATTGGGGTAGTCATGATGTTTTCTCCCCTACTCTTACTTGGTGTTGTCGCGCATGCCGCGCATCTGGATGGAATTGATGATCACCAGGGCGAACAGGACCATCAGCGAGAGCGCCGCGGCCATGCCCAGATCCTTCTTCGAGTCGAACGCGAAGTTGTAGATGAGCTGCACGACGGTCATCGTCGAGTTGTTCGGACCGCCCTTGGTGAGGATGAAGAACTGGTCGAAGGCGAGGATCGAACCGGTGACGCAGTAGACCAGGCACATCACGATCGTCGGCTTCATCAGCGGCAGGGTGATCGAGCGGAAGATGCGCCACGTGCCGGCGCCGTCCATGCGGGCCGCCTCGTACAGGTCGCCCGGGATCGCCTGCAGGCCGATCATCATCAGCAGCATGTAGTAGCCGGAGAAGCGCCACACGATCACGATGATCGTGGCCCACAGGGCGGACTGGCCGGTGGCCAGCACCGATCCGCCGGCGTCCATCAGGCCGAAGAAGCTCAGGATCTTGGTGACGGGGCCGACCTGCGGCGAGTACAGCGCGTAGAACAGCAGCGAGGCGGAGGCAAGACCGGTGGCGGACGGCAGCAGGAAGCAGGTGCGCAGCACGTTGTTCCACTTGCTGGACTCCTGCACGATCAGCGCGAGGCCAAGACCGAGGGCCAGCAGGAAGATCGTGACGATCACCGTGTACTCGAGCGTGAACCAGATCGACTGCCCGAGCAGCTTGTTCTCGAACACCTTGACGAAGTTGTCGGGGAAGTTGAATCCCTTGTTGCCGCCCAGCAGGCTCCACCGCGAGCAGGCCATGACGACCAGCAGCACGATCGGGGCGAAGAACAGGACGATGATCATGAGCCAGTCCGGCAGCGCGTACAGCAGGCCGCGCCGGGTCTGTTCCGCCTTCGCCTTGGAACGGTGCACCGGCACCGCGCTATTCGAAGTACTTGACATACTTCTCTCCTTCGAGTTTATGTGTGAACAGAATGGGGATTTACCGAGGATGAAATCCGTTGCCGGGGCTGAGTCCGAGAGAAAAGGAGAAGAAAAACCCAGGAATCAGCCCTGTCAGCACACCACATCCGGGTGGGGGAAACGGCGGCGGGAATACTGCGGCCCGCCACCGCGGGGAGCGCGGCTCCGATCACCGGCCAGGGAAGGGATCGGGGCCGCGCCGCGAATCACTGGCCGAGGACGTCGGTGACGGCCTGGTTGTCGGCCTTGAGGTCGCCGTTGCCCCAGACCGCGTTCTGCACGAGCAGCTGCCACGGGGAGCCGGCCGCGTTGAAGGCCTCGTTGAAGGCCGGGGACTTCGGGGTCTGGCCGTTGCCGTCGATGATCACGGAGTTGATGGTCTGCACGCGGGGATCGGCGTCGTCGTAGGCGGTCTTCAGGGTCTGGATGTTGGAGGCGGTGTCGCCGTTGTCCGCGAAGACGGTCTTCTGGGAGTCGGCCTGCATCAGCCAGTTGAGGAAGTTCCACGCCTGGGCGACGTGCTTGGAATCCTTGGAGATGCCCATGGCGTCACCGCCGAGGAACGTGGAGGTCTTGCCTTCCTTGGAGCCCGGGATCGGGGCGACGCCGACTTCGAAGCCGCCGTCCTTCTCGGCGTCGAAGAGCGCCGTGGTGGAGGTGTTCGGGTAGGGCATGACGCCGATCTTGCCGTTGGCGAACGGGGCGGTCCAGGTAGCGCCGGTCTCTTCCTTGGAGCCCGCGCCAAGGCCGTTGGTGGTGTTGGCGAGGGTCTTGTAGGCGTCGAGCACGGCTTTCAGGGAGTCGTTGTCCAGCGTGGCCTCGGTGCCGTCGTCGTTCATCACAGACTCACCGTCGGCCCACACGGACGGGAAGAGGTCGAAGACGAGCGCGCCGCCGGACTGGCCGGCGAGGTAGGAGCCCGCGACGCCGTCCTTGTTGAGGGCGGCGACGGCCTTGGCCTGCTGCACGAACTCGTCGATGCTGGACGGGCCCTTCTCCGGGTCGAGCCCGGCCTCCTTGTACAGCGCCTTGTTCCAGACCATCACGGACACGTCGGTGATGAACGGCAGCGTGTATTCGGAGCCGTCGACGGTACCGGCCTCGATGTGGCCCTGCTGCAGGTCGGACTTGTTGGACAGGCCGTCGATCTGCTTGGTGATGTCGGTGAAGATGCCCTCGGAAGCCCAGTACGGGATGCGGACCACGTCGCCGGCGAGGATGTCGGGTAGGGAGTCGGTCTGGGAGGCGGAGCCGACCTTGCCTTCCATGTCGTCGTTCGGGATGATCTCCAGCTTGACCTGGTTCTTGTGGCTCTTGTTGTAGGCCTCGACCGCGTTCTTGGCCTGGCGCTCCAGCGGGGAGCGGGTCCACAGGGTGATCTCGGTGCCGTCATCGGTGCCTTCGGCCGGGATGTCCTTGGCTGCGGAGGTGTTGCCCGTTCCGCCGCCGCAGGCGGCCAGCGACACCAGCATTGCCGAGGCCGCGAAACCGGCGAGGGCGCGTGTGAACTTGTTGAAAGACACCATTGTTCGCTTCTTTCTCTATTGTGTTCCGCTCAACTTTGAGAGGCGGCGGCGGACGATCCGCCAAGTATTCGGTTGTGTGTTGCGTTGGTATGTGCGCAGTCCCTCGCAGATTTACTTCTCTCCTTCGTGATCGTTTCCTCTGCGAAAGCCTTTTCTCATCATAAGCGAAAGTGAAGGAAAATGCAAAAACGCTTTCTCTTGCGACATCAAACCGGTTTAAGTCAATATAAAACAGCTACTTTCCAGTTATTTTCGGCCTTTGCACATCCTATTGCGACACACCCAACCGCTCAGAAAAGTCAAAAATGCGAAAACTATATTTTGTTAATTTTCGCAGCTAATCTCACCAAATTCTGTGAACTTCCAACCAATACAGCACAAAACTGCACATACGCGAAAATTTTCGCATTGTTGAGCAATGGTGGATACAATAAGGGGAACGGCAGGCGAAAGCGGGGGCGATCATGGGCACAGACGACTATCGGCAGACGGCGCGGCTCGAGGATGTGGCGGCCGCGGCCCACGTATCGCTTGCCACCGCCTCGAAGGCGCTGCACGGCAAGCCCCGCGTGTCCGAGGATACGCGCCGGCGCGTGCTGGCCGTGGCGCAACAGCTCAATTACTCCCCCAACAAGCTCGCCCAGTCACTGGCCCGCGGCACGTCCGGCACGATCGGACTGGTCACCTCCGACCTGCAGGGGCGCTTCTCCACCCCCATCCTGATCGGCGCCGAAAACGAGCTGCGCGCCCAGTCGACGTCCGTGCTGCTCGCCAACGCGCGCGGCGACGACGCGCTGGAACGCAACCATGTGGAGAAGCTGCTGTCGCTGAAGGTGGACGGTCTGCTGATCGTGCAGCGCGGCACCAATCCGCGCCCCAGCCTGGGGCGTGACTGGGGCGTGCCGCTGGTGTACGCCTACGGGCCGTCCACCGACACCGAGGACTGTTCGGTGACCTGCGACAACGTGGACGCAGGCCGCATCGCCGTGAACCACCTGATCTCCTGCGGACGGCACCGGATCGCGATCATCGGCGGCGACGAGACCTATACGGCGGCGAACGACCGCACCAAGGGCGCGCTGGAGGCACTGGCCGAATTCGGGCTCGAGCCGGCCGGACCGATCCGCTACGGCAGGTGGGACGAGAACTGGGGACGCGCCGCGACACGACTGCTCATCGATCAGGGCGTCGAATTCGACGCGGTGGTGTGCCAGAGCGACCAGCTCGCGCGCGGCTGCATCGACGCGCTCAAACAGCAGGGACTGAAGATCCCGGAGGACGTCGCGGTGATCGGGCACGACAACTGGGAGGTGCTCACGTCCAGCTCGCGCCCGTCGCTGACCAGCATCGACAACGAGGCGGAGACCATCGGGCGCCGCGCGGCACGATACCTGATGGACGCGATCAACGGGCACCCGCACCACGGCGTGGACTACGTGCCGTGCCGGCTGGTGCAGCGGGAGTCGACGCTGCCGCTGGACTAGGAAGGGGAATATCAGTAAAGATCGAAAAAAGTTCTTACGTATTTCCCCTTCAATTTTCAGCCACTTGCGCATCATCCACAACCCATAGGCTCCCGTGCGCCCGACAAGGCATGCGCCATCATCGGGGCATTCTTAGCCGTATCCCAGCATGACCCGTTCAACCATATTTTTCTTACTGACTACGTATCTTTTGGCTCTACTCACCTATTGTTTAGGGTGGGTATCTACAATAACGCACAGTAAATCCAATCTTGCCAGACAGTTAACGGATGAGGCCATGACCACGCAACCTTCGAACGATCGACACCATGACGAATCGACCATATCGGGGGAATCCCACGAAAAACCCGAAAAATATATTCCGGCAAGCATCATCAACGATTTCCCCGAGTCGCAGGGCTCCTCCTCTTCCGAACCGGACAATAGCGACATTACCGGCGGCGAGTTGCCGCAAAGCCCGGCGAATGACGCAGAGTCCGATCCGGCCGGAAACGAGGAAACCGACCGCACTTCCTCTGACGCCGAGACACCCGAACCCGATACCGAATCCGGCGACGCTCACGAAGGCACGACCACGCACACCGCCCGGGCCGAAAACCAAGGCGATTCGCTCGATACGAATCCGTCCGCAACATCATCGGAATCAGACACTTCCGACACGGAATCCGACATGGCCGGCAACGGAGAAGTCGACGACCCTGCCGTCAGTGGCGTTCCGGCGGTAACGCATGCATTCGCCACCGCCTTGCACGCATGCGCATCCTTCGCAAGTACGGTACGCGCCACTCATGCATATGCCATGGCGCGAACGGCTGGGCACCTGTTCCAAAAGATATGGGATAAACGACTACGTTTCTCATATGTGCTGTACATCCTGGTATTCGCGCTGGTCACCGCCGCATCCGTAACGATGCTGCAGTGGAGCGTCTACACCGAGCCCGATTATGCCGACTCGGACTCAATCAGCCAGGCCACCAAACTCATGCAGAGCGTTCGTGGGCAAGTCACCAAATTCATCAGCCAGATGTGGATGGAAAACAACATGGTCTGGCTCCTCAATTTCCTTGTGCTGGGACTGATCTATCTGGTGCTGCTGTTCTTAATCAATCGATTTTGGGTTGCCACGGCGATCTTCGGCACCGCAATGGCGGTATTCACCATTGCGAATCATTTCAAAGTGCTGCTGCGCACCGAATCCATCATCCCCTCGGATCTCAGTTTCATTTCCAGCGGCAATTCCGGGGAGATTCTCTCCTTTATTCCCCAGGACTCCATTCCGATTGTCATCGACATCGCAAAAATACTCGTCGGGTTCGCGCTGGCGTGCGTCGCATTGCAGTTCATCGACAAGCGCAATGGCTTCATTCCCTGCCATTGGCGGCACCCTTTCCGCAACGCGAAGACCATCGCCGGCAACAGCGTCCGCATTCTCGCCTTCCTGCTGACCTCAACGCTACTGGCGACATTCACATGGAATCTCGGCATCCCCGGCTCTTGGGCATACATGTGGGCCGGCAAGCTGAACGACGCCCCGATGCTGGTAGATACGCTGACCGATGCTCGCTACAACGGGCCCGCAATAAGTTTCCTCCGACTCGCGCATGCCAAAACCATGGACAAGCCAGACGGATACAGCAAAGACACCATGCTCGAGTTGGCGAACCGGTATACCAAGACCGCCGATAAGATCAACCAAAAACGTTCCGCCACGCTTACGGACAGCACCGTCATCATGATTTTGTCCGAGAGTTTTTCGGATCCGACTCGCGTACCCGGTATCGCATTCGGAGAGGACCCGATGCCCAATATCCGAGCGTTGAAAGAAACCACGACCTCCGGTCTCATGCTGTCGCCGGGGTATGGCGGAGGCACGGCAAACATCGAGTACCAATCACTTACAGGTTTGAATCTGGCCAATTTCGACGACTCGATGATGTACCCGTATCAACAGCTCGTACCGCATCAGAAATCCCCCTTCACATTCAACCAGCTGTGGAAAGACCGGTACGGAGACTCCGGTTCCATAGCATTTCACCCGTATTACAAGAACATGTATCTCCGAGATGCCGATTACAAGAAGTTCGGATTCGACTATCTGCGTACGCTGGATAGCGACCCTGAGATAGCGCACCAAGATCATATCGACAATTCGCCCTACACCGGAGACGCATCGGCATATCAAAACATCTTGGACGCAATCGACCCGGAACATCCTCAGTTCATTCAGATGGTGACGATGCAGAACCACACTCCGTATAACGATTGGTACGCCAACAACCAATTCAAGGAGTCCGACATGTCCGGTCTCGGCGAAACGGAGCGATATTCGATCGACACGTACGCCAAGGGGATCAGTCTTACCGACCAATCGACCATGGATTTTCTCAATAAATTGGACACGCTCAATACGCCGATCACCGTAATTTTCTATGGCGATCATCTACCAAGCATCTACACGACGGCTGCGGGCGACCCGAACAACGCCTTGGCCCTGCACGAAACGGATTACTTCATCTGGTCGAATCAGGCCTCGGCCTCCAGCGGCATGAAGATCGATTCGAAAACAACCAGCTATAGCTCGTCCAACTTCTTCATGGCCACCGCAGCGGCGCACATGGACGCCAAAGTAACGCCGTACCTATCATTGTTGACCAAGCTTAGCGAAGAGGTCCCCGCCATGGTCAGGCTATCGCTGCAGTCAGGCAATGCCGGCAATACGAGCTCCACCTATGTCGATGCATCCGGTGCCGCGATTGACCATAAATCCCTGTCCGAAAAGGCCAAGCGTCTTCTCGAAGATTATCAGCTCGTTCAATATGACCTGACAGCGGGGAAAGGGTATCTCAAGACGACCGATTTTCTTGGCATACGGCAATAGCCGACCCACGACAAGCATGCCCCGACCACCCCTATACGGTTGGGGCATCTCGCATGAAAGGCCCGGTCCCCGTATGCTAGACTGACTGTGTTCGCACGACGTACAAGAGGATTGTTGATGCCTGATAAACCGCTCGTTTCCGTCATAGTACCTGTATATAACGCCGAACGGTACCTTCACTATTGCGTGGATTCCATCCTTTCGCAAAGCTATGAGCATCTTGAAGTGATTCTGGTCGACGACGGCGCCAAAGACTCCTCTCCATCGATCTGCGACCAGTACGCCGACAAAGATCATCGCGTCACCGTGATCCATCAGGATAACGGAGGCATAGCAAAGGCGCAAAATGCCGGTCTGGATGCCGCACATGGAGCATACATCGCCTTCGCCGATAATGACGATATTCTGGACCGCCGCAATATCGAGCTGCTGCTGCATGCCCTGCTATCAACGAATGCCAACATGAGCAAGGCACGATGGAGGCAATTCGGCGTCTCGCAGTTGGAGGCGGTATCAGCCGAAGCCATGACAGGAGCCGCCGACCCCGACAAGATCACAGTATTCCAGAATCCCCTGTATGCGTATCAGACGGTGTTCTGCAAGAGCCTTCGTCTGATGGGGGATCGTTTTGGCCGTAACACCGAAGCACGTTATTTCAACGAAGCCAATTGGTGCCGCTTATATCGTCGCGAATTGTGGGACGGCATACGCTTTCCAGAAGGCATGTACGCCCAGGATGTAATGGTCGCCGGAGAACTGTACTCGCGTATGGACAAGGTCGCCGACATCGACGTGAATCTGTACAACTGGCTGCAATCCGCTGGTTCCGTGACGCACAGCGAGCGTAGCTTCGGCTTTTACCACGACAATGCCGCGGCGGGAATCGCCAATTTCCGGCACGCGCTCAATCATGGCGTAATGCCGGGGCGGAGTTACTACACCATGGTCGGATCGGTTGCAGAAGAACTCACCGCTCCGGATGCCTCGACCCCCGCGAACCAGCGGCAATATCAGGCCGACCGATCGGCAATGGACCAACTGCTCGCAGAACTCACGCCTCCGCAACGGATCGAATGCTGTCTTCTGCAGAAAATACGCCTGTTCGAGAAGCACATCTACGATCGGAAGATCAAAAATCTGAGGTAACCGCAACTGTCCGGCATACCTGGACATATCGTGTAGTCACCGCCAAACAATCATTGATATCCGTCACTCCCGGTCCCGATCTCCACAGTGACGGATATCGTCTGAAACCGACATGTCGCCTTGCAGATGCGATTCCTGCACCAGGTAGTTGGGACGGCCTTTGGTCTGCATGAAAATCCGGCCAAGATACTCGCCAATGACGCCTAAACTCAGCAGTTGCACGCCTCCGAGCACGAGAACCACGATCAAAGTTGACGCATAACCCGGCACGTCGACGCCGAGCGCAAGCGTACGCACCAAAACGACCAGCGCGTAGATAATAGCCGCGAGAGAGACCAGGGTCCCCATATACGTCGCCAACTTCAGGGGTGCCGTGGTAAAACCGGTGATGCCGTCCATGGCCAAGTGAAACAGCTTCAAGTAATTCCACTTGGTTTTCCCCGCCACACGTTTGTCGCGGTCATACAGAAACTCTATCTTCTTGAAACCGATCCAGCTGAACAATGCCTTGGAATTACGCTCAGACTCATCGAGCCGCTTCAACGCTTCAACGCATTTGCGATCCAGCAGGCGGAAATCGCCGGTATCTTTTTGAATGGCGACACCGGAAACGGACTGCAACACGTCGTAGTACATGTGGCTCGTCGTCTTCTTCAACCAACTCTCGCCCTCACGCGAGCGCCGTCGAGCGTACACATCATCGTAGCCCTGCAGCCACAACGCCGCCATATCGGGAATGAGTTCCGGAGGATCCTGTAAATCCGCGTCGACGATGACCATGGCATCCGTGTGCATTGCCTGAATACCGGCAAACATCGCCTTTTCCTTGCCGAAATTACGGGATAGAAAAATATACTCGACGTAATCATGCTCAGCGGCATACTGCCGGATTAAGGATCGGGTGCCATCCTTGGAACCGTCGTCCACGAATAACAGCAGATACCCGAATCGAGGATCATCCGAAGCCACCAATGCATCCATACGGTCGAACAGTATCGGCAGCGCCTCCTGCTCGTTGCAGCACGGAATAAGCACCGTTATCGTCTTCCGGGAACCTTTCACGGAATCGTTTTCCATACTCCGATCCTCCTCCTTCAGCACAGCAGCAACAATACAGATAACGATATACCTCAGAAACCCAGCATCGTATGTTCAACATGGATCAGTATGCCGGCCGCATATGATTTCTGAGGGTATCCTTCGGCAGACACGTATTGGCTGCGCGCGATGCACGCCTCTAGAAATTCACGATAATCAGTCCATCATGCACGGCGACGCTGCCCTTCGCCGGCCAATGGGGCATGGACTGCACGATGGCATTCGCCTTATCCATCTGTGCGCTCGAGGGATACTCGTACTTCACGCCCTGGGCATTGAGGAACTGGTTCTTCACCCAGGTTCCATGCGCAGTGGAGAACGTGATCTCGTACAAGGAACGCCCGACCAGAGCAAGCTGGCTGCTGTCATAGCAATCCTTATTGCGCTGGGGCACATGGGATCCGACGAATACGACGGGCAATTCAGGGGTCTCCCCGTACCCAAGATCGTCAATACGCGTTTTGATCTCATACGACAACTGCACATCCTGGCCGTAGGTGACCGCTTCCGTGTAAAAGATACGATTCACGATGAATCCCTGATTCAGTCCTATGGCGGCTACGCACACCCAGGAGACGATCAGTCCTGCAGGGATCAAGGATGATACATAACCCGCTATATAAAACACCGCAAACGCAAACGCAACCGCATAGCTCAGCTCGGTACGCACGGAAGGCGTCGAACCCAAAATGACGGACATCAGCATCGGCGAGACGCAGATGGCGACACCGATCAGCAGGCTGATCACGCCGATATCATGCCGACCGATCCGGACAATCAGCACCACAAGAAACAGAACAAACGTAACCGAGGCGATCAACGTATAGAAGATGCCGCTGCCCGTATACATATCCTTGGCATGCAGCAGCACTGCTTGCGCAATATCTCCGACCGAGTCCTTGCCCCAACGTGATTGGTCGCTCGTGTACGAGCTTGGTTCAATACCCAGCACAGACATGACGATACGGTTGATGGCGGCGTACAGCGCATATGCGCAGGCGAAGCAAACGACGCACAAAGCCACCCAGACCCCACGTTGCTTGGATTTCCTCTCATCGCCGGTGAAACGAACAACATATATGAATGCCGTACCTGCGATGAACAAGGTAACCATGGCCAAGTACACGGAAAAAGCGACGAAAGCAAGAACAAGCGCCGTGATATAGCATGCCGCCCGTTTGGCGCCGGAATGGCTCGATCCTCGGAACACGCAAAGCAACGACAGCGCCACGAACATCATCGAAAGCGCGATCTCCGGTCCTTGCAGCAAAAAGCCGAGCTGTTCCGCGAGCACCGGCGAACACACCAGTGGAATGATGAAGAACGCTGGACGAGACCTGTTCTTTTCCGGGGCAACGGCATACAACAGATAGCTCCAAGCCAGCGCCGCCGCGCCGAAGCAAACCACCGTCAAGAACGAGGACAACGCATTGTTGTACCAGTACAATCCGGTAACTTTTTTCAGCAGGATCAGGCCGTATCTGCCTAATTCGTACCACGAATCGTACAAAGCGTCAGGAACGCTGATCATCGACTGAGTATCGATGGAGAAAGTGTTGCCGAACAGCTTCAGCCCGTATCCCAGCAGCAGAAAGAACCCCGAAACCGCCACATCCACACGGTACTTCGACAGAAATGAAAAGAGCCTTTCATTCCCATGAGGTTCTTCACTCCGTATATCGCTATCTGTTTGTACCGTTGGAATCGCGAAAGCCACCATTCGTCACATGCTAGCACACCGAGCTCAACGCATGGCACGGTATTCAGGACTCTTCACACAACGTCATACGAACACACACCCATGACTCTGGAGCTGCCCTAGCCGGTCACGGGCCAAAAACGGAGAGCCCCCAAGGATGAGCGCTTCCTCATGTTCAATGCGTTGCGATAAACTATCGTTGTTTTAATAAGTAGATCTTGATTGCTTGTGCTCTTCGTTTATGAAAGGACCCTATTATGCGATTCTCTGGTCCGACACCCCCCACTCGTCTCGGTATCTTTTTCTTCTATGACCGGGACGGCGTCGTCGATGACTACGTGACCACGCTTCTGGATGGTTTTCGGCCTCATTTCAGCGATCTGACGATCGTCGTCAACGGCAAGCTGAATGACGAGGGCCGCGCCAAGTTCCTTTCCTATACCGACAATCTGATCGTGCGCGAGAATAAGGGCCTCGACGCCTGGGCATACAAGACGGCGCTCGATTCCTACGGGTGGAAGAAGCTTGAAGCCTTCGACGAAATCGTATTGTTCAACGCCACCATCATGGGACCGGTCTATCCGTTCTCGGAGATGTTCGATGCCATGAACAAACGCGACTTGGATTTCTGGGGAATCACGAAATTCCACAAAGTTCCGAAGGATCCTTTCAACCGCAGCCCGTACGGGTACCTTCCTGAGCACATTCAATCCCATTTCCACGCCTACCGCAGGAGCTTGCATACCAGTCAGGCATTCCGCGACTACTGGGACAACCTTCCCGAGATCAAGGACTATTTCGATTCGGTCGGGTTGCATGAATCACTGTTCAC encodes the following:
- a CDS encoding carbohydrate ABC transporter permease; the encoded protein is MTTPMWKRVIARVLQALLAIVFISPLVWVIISSFSPQAGSAQSSGWGINNYLTLFGYQEGLPKYLFNSVVVTLVAVVFSVIVCTLAGYSFSRFDYPGRNLGFMVTLSILMVPYASLLIPLVVWYQQIGLNDSLLGVGLVITLFQLPMSTFIMRNAFDAIPKDMEEAAMVDGCNSFQALIKILVPVVKPSMVTVGLLAFLEAWNNFMIPLYLSSSSKSTLPLAMVNMRQQTMGVIDYGATEAGVVILLIPAAILFLALQKYYVKGFMAGAVKG
- a CDS encoding carbohydrate ABC transporter permease; the protein is MSSTSNSAVPVHRSKAKAEQTRRGLLYALPDWLMIIVLFFAPIVLLVVMACSRWSLLGGNKGFNFPDNFVKVFENKLLGQSIWFTLEYTVIVTIFLLALGLGLALIVQESSKWNNVLRTCFLLPSATGLASASLLFYALYSPQVGPVTKILSFFGLMDAGGSVLATGQSALWATIIVIVWRFSGYYMLLMMIGLQAIPGDLYEAARMDGAGTWRIFRSITLPLMKPTIVMCLVYCVTGSILAFDQFFILTKGGPNNSTMTVVQLIYNFAFDSKKDLGMAAALSLMVLFALVIINSIQMRGMRDNTK
- a CDS encoding ABC transporter substrate-binding protein — its product is MVSFNKFTRALAGFAASAMLVSLAACGGGTGNTSAAKDIPAEGTDDGTEITLWTRSPLERQAKNAVEAYNKSHKNQVKLEIIPNDDMEGKVGSASQTDSLPDILAGDVVRIPYWASEGIFTDITKQIDGLSNKSDLQQGHIEAGTVDGSEYTLPFITDVSVMVWNKALYKEAGLDPEKGPSSIDEFVQQAKAVAALNKDGVAGSYLAGQSGGALVFDLFPSVWADGESVMNDDGTEATLDNDSLKAVLDAYKTLANTTNGLGAGSKEETGATWTAPFANGKIGVMPYPNTSTTALFDAEKDGGFEVGVAPIPGSKEGKTSTFLGGDAMGISKDSKHVAQAWNFLNWLMQADSQKTVFADNGDTASNIQTLKTAYDDADPRVQTINSVIIDGNGQTPKSPAFNEAFNAAGSPWQLLVQNAVWGNGDLKADNQAVTDVLGQ
- a CDS encoding LacI family DNA-binding transcriptional regulator → MGTDDYRQTARLEDVAAAAHVSLATASKALHGKPRVSEDTRRRVLAVAQQLNYSPNKLAQSLARGTSGTIGLVTSDLQGRFSTPILIGAENELRAQSTSVLLANARGDDALERNHVEKLLSLKVDGLLIVQRGTNPRPSLGRDWGVPLVYAYGPSTDTEDCSVTCDNVDAGRIAVNHLISCGRHRIAIIGGDETYTAANDRTKGALEALAEFGLEPAGPIRYGRWDENWGRAATRLLIDQGVEFDAVVCQSDQLARGCIDALKQQGLKIPEDVAVIGHDNWEVLTSSSRPSLTSIDNEAETIGRRAARYLMDAINGHPHHGVDYVPCRLVQRESTLPLD
- a CDS encoding sulfatase-like hydrolase/transferase, whose protein sequence is MTTQPSNDRHHDESTISGESHEKPEKYIPASIINDFPESQGSSSSEPDNSDITGGELPQSPANDAESDPAGNEETDRTSSDAETPEPDTESGDAHEGTTTHTARAENQGDSLDTNPSATSSESDTSDTESDMAGNGEVDDPAVSGVPAVTHAFATALHACASFASTVRATHAYAMARTAGHLFQKIWDKRLRFSYVLYILVFALVTAASVTMLQWSVYTEPDYADSDSISQATKLMQSVRGQVTKFISQMWMENNMVWLLNFLVLGLIYLVLLFLINRFWVATAIFGTAMAVFTIANHFKVLLRTESIIPSDLSFISSGNSGEILSFIPQDSIPIVIDIAKILVGFALACVALQFIDKRNGFIPCHWRHPFRNAKTIAGNSVRILAFLLTSTLLATFTWNLGIPGSWAYMWAGKLNDAPMLVDTLTDARYNGPAISFLRLAHAKTMDKPDGYSKDTMLELANRYTKTADKINQKRSATLTDSTVIMILSESFSDPTRVPGIAFGEDPMPNIRALKETTTSGLMLSPGYGGGTANIEYQSLTGLNLANFDDSMMYPYQQLVPHQKSPFTFNQLWKDRYGDSGSIAFHPYYKNMYLRDADYKKFGFDYLRTLDSDPEIAHQDHIDNSPYTGDASAYQNILDAIDPEHPQFIQMVTMQNHTPYNDWYANNQFKESDMSGLGETERYSIDTYAKGISLTDQSTMDFLNKLDTLNTPITVIFYGDHLPSIYTTAAGDPNNALALHETDYFIWSNQASASSGMKIDSKTTSYSSSNFFMATAAAHMDAKVTPYLSLLTKLSEEVPAMVRLSLQSGNAGNTSSTYVDASGAAIDHKSLSEKAKRLLEDYQLVQYDLTAGKGYLKTTDFLGIRQ
- a CDS encoding glycosyltransferase family 2 protein gives rise to the protein MPDKPLVSVIVPVYNAERYLHYCVDSILSQSYEHLEVILVDDGAKDSSPSICDQYADKDHRVTVIHQDNGGIAKAQNAGLDAAHGAYIAFADNDDILDRRNIELLLHALLSTNANMSKARWRQFGVSQLEAVSAEAMTGAADPDKITVFQNPLYAYQTVFCKSLRLMGDRFGRNTEARYFNEANWCRLYRRELWDGIRFPEGMYAQDVMVAGELYSRMDKVADIDVNLYNWLQSAGSVTHSERSFGFYHDNAAAGIANFRHALNHGVMPGRSYYTMVGSVAEELTAPDASTPANQRQYQADRSAMDQLLAELTPPQRIECCLLQKIRLFEKHIYDRKIKNLR
- a CDS encoding glycosyltransferase family 2 protein — protein: MENDSVKGSRKTITVLIPCCNEQEALPILFDRMDALVASDDPRFGYLLLFVDDGSKDGTRSLIRQYAAEHDYVEYIFLSRNFGKEKAMFAGIQAMHTDAMVIVDADLQDPPELIPDMAALWLQGYDDVYARRRSREGESWLKKTTSHMYYDVLQSVSGVAIQKDTGDFRLLDRKCVEALKRLDESERNSKALFSWIGFKKIEFLYDRDKRVAGKTKWNYLKLFHLAMDGITGFTTAPLKLATYMGTLVSLAAIIYALVVLVRTLALGVDVPGYASTLIVVLVLGGVQLLSLGVIGEYLGRIFMQTKGRPNYLVQESHLQGDMSVSDDIRHCGDRDRE